TCTAACTGCTCAATCTGTCTGCGCAGTTGAACAACCCGCGGATTGGAATCGGAATAAACGGTCAAATCCTCCGCCAGTTGAAGCTCGAGTTGCTGCAGGCGCTGCTCTTCTGGCGAAAGTTCTCGTCGCGTATCGGAACCAAGCCGCCCGGTTGCTTCAAAAACGGCGATCATCTCACTTCGCTGACTAACAATGGAAGCCCGGTCCTGCTCAAGCCGACCAAGCCTCTCCTGCAATGTGGATTGGCGATCTTGCCGATAGCTGAGATCTTCTGGAAGAGCGTCGACATTTTCATTCTTGAAGGCGATGATCCGACTGGATTCTTCTTCTATTTCTCCAGCAAGCCGCGCGGCCTCCTGTTCAAAGAAAGACAAAGTGTTTTCTGTCCGCTCGCGTCGGAAAGAACTATTCGCCTCCAGCACAAGGGTCACATAATCATTAACGACATCTGCCGCGATTTGGGCGTCTCTGGCATCAAATTGGATGGCCATCAGGGAGGCTTGACCGCGCCCACCACTGCGAAGGATTCTGGTACTGTCCCGCATCGCCTGCACAATCCGGTCGGGCGTCATTGCAGCCATGCCTTCGAAGACCTGATGTCTCTGGGCGATATCAATGAGATTGGCCCGTGTCATCAGCTGTTCTTCTATCAACTGCAACTGCTCGGCCACTTCGGTTCGGATCGTAGATACCACCATTTCATCGGGGATTTGCGGCGGATCCACCTGCAATCGTGCTGAGGACATGTATGTCGGCGGCAATTGCAAGGCTGTGACAACCCCAAGCCCGGAGCAGATCAGAAACAGCGCCATCATGACCGGCAGGCGCCGCTTGAAGAGAGACCAGTAAAATCGAAATGGCAGGTTCATTTGGCAGATTTTCCAGTCAAGACGTAATGATCCGCCAATGACACAGGCGCAGCTACTGTCTTCAGGATCACGCCATCGGCGATCAATTCCTCGATCGTTGCCTCATCGACACGCGCCTGATCAGCGCTGGCAGCATAGACCAGCGCCAAATCGCAAATCTTGTTGATCATCCGCGGCACCCCACCGCTATAGTCATAAATCTT
This genomic window from Ruegeria sp. SCSIO 43209 contains:
- a CDS encoding chain length-determining protein; translation: MNLPFRFYWSLFKRRLPVMMALFLICSGLGVVTALQLPPTYMSSARLQVDPPQIPDEMVVSTIRTEVAEQLQLIEEQLMTRANLIDIAQRHQVFEGMAAMTPDRIVQAMRDSTRILRSGGRGQASLMAIQFDARDAQIAADVVNDYVTLVLEANSSFRRERTENTLSFFEQEAARLAGEIEEESSRIIAFKNENVDALPEDLSYRQDRQSTLQERLGRLEQDRASIVSQRSEMIAVFEATGRLGSDTRRELSPEEQRLQQLELQLAEDLTVYSDSNPRVVQLRRQIEQLELAISGGDPGDWQEGTEAEPTFLDITLAEMDSRIEEIDLEIVRVNEELERLSRAIAATATNSITLERLEQDLESARTRYNSVLGNLNQARMAERIEINAQGERISLIEGASVPQEPSGPARKKIAVMGGAVGGALALAYFMLLELLNQRVRHPAELQSRFEIVPIGVIPYLESRGEKWRRRLLRLSALAIVIVAVPAALYYVHTEYVPLEILVNRVLVQMGLA